Proteins from a single region of Desulfobacter postgatei 2ac9:
- a CDS encoding exosortase C-terminal domain/associated protein EpsI has product MSPKHTAIIVILLISAAGLTTLFSHSERIKPNRPFSQFPLELGPWLGVSSQMDEKVYNILGVEDYIMANFSKGPGQAVNIYVGFYQSQSKGDLIHSPKNCMPGAGWNIVQSSVIPIDLPKSGKTIKIARLLLNKDGQKQVVYYWFHSRGRIISSEYMQKIWLVLDSITKNRTDGSFVRLIAPVIKNETETEVLLTQFADEVYPTLNQFIPN; this is encoded by the coding sequence ATGTCACCCAAACATACCGCCATTATCGTAATCCTTCTTATTTCGGCCGCCGGCCTGACAACGCTGTTTTCACACTCAGAGCGTATCAAACCGAACCGCCCCTTCAGTCAATTTCCCCTTGAGCTTGGCCCCTGGCTGGGTGTATCCAGTCAAATGGATGAAAAGGTGTACAATATCCTGGGGGTTGAAGACTATATCATGGCGAACTTCAGCAAAGGCCCGGGCCAGGCGGTGAATATTTATGTGGGATTCTATCAAAGCCAGAGTAAAGGCGATTTGATCCATTCACCCAAAAACTGCATGCCTGGTGCAGGGTGGAATATTGTCCAAAGCTCTGTTATTCCGATTGACTTACCCAAGAGCGGTAAAACAATAAAAATAGCCCGACTTCTGCTGAACAAAGATGGGCAAAAGCAGGTGGTATATTACTGGTTCCACTCCCGGGGGCGGATTATCAGTTCAGAATATATGCAGAAAATCTGGCTCGTGCTGGATTCAATCACAAAAAACCGCACGGACGGCTCTTTTGTGCGCCTGATTGCGCCGGTGATAAAAAATGAAACAGAGACCGAGGTGCTTTTGACGCAATTTGCAGATGAGGTTTACCCTACCCTCAATCAATTTATTCCAAATTAA
- a CDS encoding exosortase/archaeosortase family protein, with product MKSKHIIQILLIAATFTFLYWSTLKDLIGDWFIDPNFSHGFLIPFVAGYMVWYRQNHLRQIPCKSSISGIFIIIFGMMVYIAGNLGAELFLMRTSMIITLAGIIAFSFGTAMLKALIVPLSYLIMMIPIPAIIWNKIAFPLQLFAARISSETISMVGIPVFREGNILHLANTSLEVVDACSGIRSLTSLLALTGAFAFLSHVSQWKKWVLFLSAVPIAVATNVVRLTITGMLAAWVGPEAAHGFLHDMSGLIVFGTGLVLVYLLFILLTKIGKKARNTSDN from the coding sequence ATGAAATCAAAGCACATAATTCAGATTCTGTTGATTGCCGCCACATTTACCTTCCTCTACTGGTCGACGTTAAAGGATCTCATAGGGGACTGGTTTATTGACCCCAATTTTTCCCATGGATTTCTCATTCCCTTTGTTGCCGGGTATATGGTCTGGTATCGCCAGAACCACCTGCGCCAGATCCCATGCAAATCGTCAATATCAGGTATTTTTATCATTATTTTCGGCATGATGGTATATATTGCGGGAAATCTTGGCGCAGAATTGTTTTTAATGCGGACATCCATGATCATCACTCTGGCCGGCATCATCGCGTTCAGCTTTGGGACGGCCATGCTCAAAGCGCTTATTGTCCCGCTGAGCTACCTGATCATGATGATCCCCATTCCAGCCATTATCTGGAATAAAATCGCTTTCCCCCTTCAACTTTTTGCTGCCCGAATTTCATCTGAAACCATCAGCATGGTGGGCATTCCGGTGTTCAGGGAGGGCAATATCCTTCACCTGGCCAATACCTCCCTGGAAGTGGTGGATGCCTGCTCGGGAATTCGGTCATTGACATCACTGCTGGCCCTGACCGGAGCATTTGCATTTTTATCCCATGTCAGCCAATGGAAAAAATGGGTGCTATTTTTATCTGCCGTTCCCATCGCCGTGGCCACGAATGTTGTCCGGTTGACCATTACCGGCATGCTGGCTGCCTGGGTGGGCCCGGAAGCCGCCCATGGATTTCTTCATGACATGTCCGGCTTAATCGTCTTTGGCACAGGCCTTGTTCTGGTTTATCTTCTATTTATTTTGTTGACGAAAATTGGCAAAAAAGCCCGCAATACTTCTGACAATTGA